From a single Microbacterium terrisoli genomic region:
- the pta gene encoding phosphate acetyltransferase, whose protein sequence is MAQSIFITSAEGHSGKSTIALGVLDALSHATPRVGVFRSIARSTVERDYVLEMLLEHDGVDLDYDDCIGVTYDDVHDDPEGALGVIVERYKAVEAQCDAVVILGSDFTDVGGPAELGYNARIAANLGAPVLLVLGGRSQQGLGEQLGKTQARTPAQMGQLALLALAELGHARAELFAIVANRTDPDALGETVIAVEKAMDAASAPASPARRIPVWALPEDRFLVAPSVRGVMRSLDATLLRGDPDLLTREVLDVVVAGMSMDNVLPRLEPSAIVVVAADRTDVLLATLLANASGTFPSLAGIVLNGPFALPDAIERLIDGLGSSLPIITTDYGTYETALRIMRTRGRLAADSRRRYDTALALFETHVDVDALVHALGLVRASIVTPLMFGYELISRARSDRKRIVLPEGGDDRVLKAAATVLARGIADVTILGEPLEVRHRAIELGVDIAAAQIVSSFDAVLVDRFAREYERLRAHKGMTYERAADTVTDVSYFGTLMVHLGLADGMVSGAAHTTAHTIRPAFEVIKTAPGVSVVSSVFLMALADRVLVYGDCAVIPDPTATQLADIAISSAATAAQFGIEPRVAMLSYSTGESGSGEDVEKVRAATAFVRERAPQLPVEGPIQYDAAADAAVAAAKMPESDVAGRATVFIFPDLNTGNNTYKAVQRSAGAVAIGPVLQGLNKPINDLSRGALVEDIVNTIAITAIQAQGVV, encoded by the coding sequence GTGGCGCAGAGCATCTTCATCACCTCGGCCGAAGGCCATTCCGGCAAGTCGACGATCGCTCTGGGGGTGCTGGACGCGCTCAGCCACGCCACCCCCCGGGTGGGGGTGTTCCGCTCGATCGCCCGGTCGACGGTGGAGCGCGACTATGTGCTCGAGATGCTGCTCGAACACGACGGCGTCGACCTCGACTACGACGACTGCATCGGGGTCACCTACGACGACGTGCACGATGACCCCGAAGGCGCGCTCGGGGTCATCGTCGAGCGCTACAAGGCCGTCGAGGCCCAGTGCGACGCGGTCGTCATCCTCGGCAGCGATTTCACCGACGTCGGCGGGCCCGCCGAGCTCGGGTACAACGCCCGCATCGCCGCGAACCTCGGAGCCCCGGTGCTGCTGGTGCTGGGCGGCCGGTCGCAGCAGGGCCTGGGCGAGCAGCTGGGCAAGACGCAGGCACGCACGCCGGCGCAGATGGGGCAGCTGGCCTTGCTCGCGCTCGCCGAGCTCGGCCACGCACGTGCCGAACTGTTCGCGATCGTCGCGAACCGCACCGATCCGGACGCCCTGGGCGAGACTGTCATCGCCGTCGAGAAGGCGATGGATGCCGCATCCGCCCCCGCCTCGCCGGCCCGCCGCATTCCGGTCTGGGCGCTGCCCGAGGACCGCTTTCTGGTCGCCCCGTCGGTGCGCGGCGTGATGCGCTCGCTGGATGCCACCCTGCTGCGCGGCGACCCCGATCTGCTCACCCGCGAGGTGCTGGATGTCGTGGTGGCCGGCATGTCGATGGACAACGTGCTGCCGCGGCTGGAGCCCAGTGCGATCGTGGTGGTCGCCGCCGACCGCACCGACGTGCTGCTGGCGACCCTGCTGGCCAACGCGTCGGGCACTTTCCCGTCCCTGGCGGGCATCGTGCTGAACGGGCCGTTCGCACTGCCCGACGCGATCGAACGGCTCATCGACGGACTGGGCTCGTCGCTGCCGATCATCACCACCGACTACGGCACATACGAGACCGCGCTGCGCATCATGCGCACCCGGGGGCGCCTGGCGGCCGACTCGCGGCGGCGCTACGACACCGCCCTGGCCCTGTTCGAGACGCACGTCGATGTGGACGCGCTGGTGCACGCGCTGGGACTGGTGCGTGCGAGCATCGTCACGCCGCTCATGTTCGGGTACGAGCTGATCTCGCGCGCACGCAGCGACCGCAAGCGCATCGTGCTGCCCGAGGGCGGCGATGACCGGGTGCTGAAGGCGGCCGCGACGGTTCTGGCCCGCGGCATCGCCGATGTGACGATCCTCGGTGAACCGCTCGAGGTGAGGCACCGCGCCATCGAGCTGGGTGTGGACATCGCGGCCGCGCAGATCGTCAGCTCGTTCGACGCTGTGCTGGTCGACCGGTTCGCGCGCGAATACGAGCGGCTGCGCGCGCACAAGGGCATGACCTACGAGCGGGCCGCCGACACGGTGACCGACGTGTCGTACTTCGGCACGCTCATGGTGCACCTGGGACTGGCCGACGGCATGGTCTCGGGGGCGGCGCACACGACCGCGCACACGATCCGACCGGCGTTCGAGGTGATCAAGACCGCGCCGGGTGTCTCGGTCGTCTCCAGCGTCTTCCTGATGGCGCTCGCCGACCGCGTGCTGGTGTACGGCGACTGCGCGGTGATCCCCGATCCGACCGCGACGCAGCTGGCCGACATCGCGATCTCGTCGGCGGCCACCGCCGCGCAGTTCGGCATCGAGCCGCGGGTGGCGATGCTCTCGTACTCGACCGGCGAGTCGGGATCCGGCGAAGACGTCGAGAAGGTGCGCGCGGCCACCGCCTTCGTGCGCGAGCGCGCGCCGCAGCTGCCGGTCGAAGGCCCGATCCAATACGACGCAGCGGCGGATGCTGCGGTCGCGGCGGCCAAAATGCCGGAGTCGGATGTCGCGGGCCGGGCGACCGTGTTCATCTTCCCCGACCTGAACACGGGCAACAACACCTACAAGGCCGTGCAGCGCTCGGCGGGCGCGGTCGCGATCGGCCCGGTGCTGCAGGGCCTGAACAAGCCGATCAACGACCTGTCGCGCGGTGCGCTGGTCGAAGACATCGTGAACACGATCGCCATCACCGCGATCCAGGCACAGGGAGTCGTATGA
- a CDS encoding glycoside hydrolase family 65 protein — protein MIDRDRFPVDPWRLIETSFDLDDAGVTETLFTVGNGYLGMRGNHPEGRHAHEQGTFINGFHETFPIRHAEQAYGFAEVGQTIINAPDAKVMRIYVDDEPLTFDLADVREYERVLDLRDGVLRRRLEWVTPSGKHVRVDFDRMVSFEERHLSIMSVEVTVLDADAPVTVSCQIVNRQDGEDVYGGTPMAHRKHPMDPRKTERFAERVLEPQDFWQDKLRAALSYRVAESHMTIAVAADHVVTTENAYSSRTLVEPDIAKNVFRFQAKAGVPIRVEKFVSYHTSGTGVPARELVDRCRRTLDRAMASGYCAHLRAQRAWLDAFWDRSDVRIGGRDDLQQAVRWCLFQLAQAAARADGQGIAAKGITGSGYSGHYFWDTEIYVLPFLAYTTPQWALNALRMRVLMLPAARKRAHQLTEAGALYPWRTINGEEASAYYAAGTAQYHINADVCFALAKYVRATGDREFLYRDGVDIAVETARLWSTLGFWRRRDGVEEFHIHGVTGPDEYTTVVNDNLFTNVMARFNLRFAARTVREMEELDGEVYRRMVARLDLDPAEPEAWERAAEAMHIPYSPQLGIHPQDEVFLEKEVWDLERTPPGLRPLLLHFHPLVIYRYQVLKQADVVLALFLQGNQFTPEEKLADFEYYDPLTTGDSTLSTVVQSILAAEVGYQELAQDYFERSLFVDLADLHHNAADGVHVASAGGVWTALVAGFGGLRDDDGLSFDPRLPAGWDELAYVVHWHGTRLDIALRTDEMIVAAGGGEDVTFTVRGVAYTVAAGDTVTAPLADQGPVIAGRPTLRELIGERREDGTLLAASVPTTETTTIDVIAADD, from the coding sequence ATGATCGATCGCGACCGATTTCCCGTCGACCCCTGGCGCCTGATCGAGACGAGCTTCGATCTCGACGATGCAGGCGTCACCGAAACCCTCTTCACCGTTGGCAACGGCTACCTCGGCATGCGCGGCAACCATCCCGAGGGCCGTCACGCGCACGAGCAGGGCACGTTCATCAACGGCTTCCACGAGACGTTCCCGATCCGCCACGCCGAGCAGGCGTACGGCTTCGCCGAGGTAGGTCAGACCATCATCAACGCGCCTGACGCGAAGGTGATGCGCATCTACGTCGACGACGAGCCGCTCACGTTCGACCTGGCCGATGTACGCGAGTACGAGCGAGTGCTCGATCTGCGTGACGGGGTGCTGCGACGCCGCTTGGAGTGGGTGACCCCCAGCGGCAAGCATGTGCGGGTCGACTTCGACCGGATGGTGTCGTTCGAAGAGCGGCATCTGAGCATCATGAGCGTCGAGGTGACGGTGCTGGATGCCGATGCCCCGGTCACCGTCAGCTGCCAGATCGTCAACCGGCAGGACGGCGAAGACGTGTACGGCGGCACACCGATGGCGCACCGCAAGCACCCGATGGACCCGCGCAAGACGGAGCGGTTCGCCGAGCGCGTTCTCGAGCCGCAGGACTTCTGGCAAGACAAGCTGCGCGCGGCGCTGAGCTATCGCGTGGCCGAATCGCACATGACGATCGCCGTCGCCGCCGACCACGTCGTGACCACCGAGAACGCGTACTCGTCGCGCACGCTGGTCGAGCCCGACATCGCCAAGAACGTGTTCCGCTTCCAGGCCAAGGCGGGTGTGCCGATCCGGGTCGAGAAGTTCGTGAGCTATCACACGTCCGGCACGGGTGTGCCGGCGCGTGAGCTCGTGGATCGCTGCCGCCGCACGCTCGACCGGGCGATGGCGTCGGGGTACTGCGCCCACCTGCGGGCGCAGCGCGCGTGGCTCGACGCGTTCTGGGACCGTTCGGACGTGCGCATCGGCGGGCGCGATGACCTGCAGCAGGCCGTTCGCTGGTGCCTGTTCCAGCTGGCGCAGGCCGCCGCCCGCGCCGACGGGCAGGGCATCGCGGCCAAGGGCATCACCGGATCGGGATACAGCGGCCACTATTTCTGGGACACCGAGATCTACGTGCTGCCGTTCCTGGCGTACACGACGCCGCAGTGGGCGCTGAACGCCCTGCGCATGCGCGTGCTCATGCTGCCGGCCGCGCGCAAGCGCGCGCACCAGCTCACCGAGGCCGGTGCGCTGTACCCGTGGCGCACCATCAACGGAGAAGAGGCATCCGCCTATTACGCCGCCGGCACCGCGCAGTACCACATCAACGCCGACGTGTGCTTCGCGCTGGCCAAGTACGTGCGTGCCACCGGCGACCGCGAGTTCCTCTATCGGGACGGGGTCGACATCGCCGTCGAGACCGCGCGGCTGTGGTCGACGCTGGGCTTCTGGCGCCGCCGCGACGGCGTCGAGGAGTTCCACATCCACGGAGTGACCGGGCCCGACGAGTACACGACGGTCGTCAACGACAACCTGTTCACGAACGTCATGGCGCGGTTCAACCTGCGCTTCGCTGCCCGCACCGTGCGCGAGATGGAAGAGCTGGACGGTGAGGTCTATCGGCGCATGGTCGCCCGGCTGGATCTCGACCCGGCCGAACCGGAGGCGTGGGAGCGGGCCGCCGAGGCGATGCACATTCCGTACAGCCCGCAGCTGGGCATCCATCCGCAAGACGAGGTGTTCCTCGAGAAGGAGGTGTGGGATCTCGAACGCACGCCGCCGGGTCTGCGTCCGCTGCTGCTGCACTTCCACCCGCTGGTCATCTACCGCTATCAGGTGCTCAAGCAGGCCGACGTCGTGCTGGCGCTGTTCCTGCAGGGCAACCAGTTCACGCCCGAAGAGAAGCTCGCCGACTTCGAGTACTACGACCCGCTGACCACGGGCGACTCGACGCTTTCGACGGTGGTGCAGTCGATCCTGGCGGCCGAGGTGGGCTATCAGGAGCTCGCACAGGACTACTTCGAGCGCTCGCTGTTCGTCGATCTCGCCGATCTGCACCACAACGCCGCCGACGGCGTGCACGTCGCATCGGCGGGCGGCGTGTGGACGGCACTGGTCGCCGGGTTCGGCGGGCTGCGCGACGACGACGGGCTGAGCTTCGATCCACGTCTGCCGGCAGGCTGGGACGAGCTGGCCTACGTCGTGCACTGGCACGGCACACGGTTGGACATCGCGCTGCGCACCGACGAGATGATCGTGGCCGCCGGCGGCGGAGAGGATGTCACGTTCACCGTGCGCGGCGTGGCATACACGGTGGCCGCCGGTGACACCGTGACCGCACCGCTGGCCGATCAGGGTCCGGTCATCGCGGGCCGCCCGACCCTGCGCGAGCTGATCGGCGAGCGTCGCGAGGACGGCACGCTGCTCGCGGCATCCGTTCCCACCACCGAGACCACGACGATCGACGTGATCGCCGCCGACGACTGA
- a CDS encoding acetate/propionate family kinase: MSIVLVVNSGSSSFKYQLLDMTRQAVLASGLIERIGQPLGAGTHTVVFPPAAPGEAAPTVLDATYDRELEIPDHFAGFRVMLQAFAEHGPSLDECAPVAIGHRVVHGGARFFEPTLITPLVEINIEELAVLAPLHNPANLAAIAAARHAFPDVPHVAVFDTAFHQTLAAPAYTYAIEKDLAARHRIRRYGFHGTSHKFVSEAAAQFLGRPLEELKQIVFHLGNGASVTAIDGGRSVDTSMGFTPLEGLVMGTRSGDVDPAALFQLGRRAGLSIDELDELLNKRSGLKGLSGFSDMRDVLAGRERGEHDSTLAFDVYVHRLRAYAGAYLAQLGGVDVISFTAGVGENAAPVRAEAMATLGFAGVRIDPQRNAVRSHGIRVISTDDSPVTVLVVPTNEELEIARQTLQVAAG, encoded by the coding sequence ATGAGCATTGTCCTGGTCGTCAACAGCGGCTCGAGCTCGTTCAAGTATCAGCTGCTGGACATGACCCGCCAGGCCGTGCTCGCATCGGGTCTGATCGAACGGATCGGACAGCCCCTGGGCGCAGGCACCCACACCGTGGTCTTTCCGCCGGCCGCGCCGGGGGAGGCAGCGCCGACGGTGCTTGACGCCACCTATGACCGCGAGTTGGAGATCCCTGACCACTTCGCCGGGTTCAGGGTCATGCTGCAGGCCTTCGCCGAACACGGTCCGAGCCTGGACGAGTGCGCGCCCGTCGCGATCGGTCACCGCGTCGTGCACGGGGGAGCACGATTCTTCGAGCCCACCCTCATCACGCCGCTGGTGGAGATCAACATCGAAGAGCTGGCCGTGCTCGCGCCGCTGCACAACCCGGCGAACCTCGCCGCGATCGCGGCCGCGCGCCATGCCTTTCCCGACGTTCCCCACGTCGCCGTGTTCGACACGGCGTTCCACCAGACCCTGGCCGCTCCTGCCTACACGTACGCGATCGAGAAGGACCTGGCCGCGCGTCACCGGATCCGCCGTTACGGCTTCCACGGCACGTCGCACAAGTTCGTCAGCGAGGCCGCCGCGCAGTTCTTGGGGCGGCCGCTGGAAGAGCTCAAGCAGATTGTGTTCCACCTCGGCAACGGGGCGTCGGTGACCGCGATCGACGGCGGTCGGTCGGTGGACACCTCGATGGGCTTCACCCCGCTGGAGGGGCTGGTCATGGGCACCCGATCGGGTGATGTGGACCCGGCGGCCCTGTTCCAGCTCGGAAGGCGCGCCGGCCTGAGCATCGACGAGCTCGACGAGCTGCTGAACAAGCGGAGCGGGCTGAAGGGCCTGAGCGGGTTCTCGGACATGCGCGATGTGCTCGCGGGCCGTGAACGGGGCGAACACGACAGCACGCTGGCGTTCGATGTCTACGTGCACCGCCTGCGTGCCTACGCCGGTGCCTACTTGGCACAGCTCGGCGGTGTCGACGTGATCTCGTTCACCGCCGGAGTCGGAGAGAACGCCGCACCGGTGCGCGCCGAGGCGATGGCCACGCTCGGCTTCGCCGGGGTGCGCATCGATCCGCAGCGCAACGCCGTGCGCAGCCACGGCATCCGGGTGATCTCGACCGACGACTCACCGGTCACGGTGCTCGTCGTGCCGACGAACGAAGAGCTCGAGATCGCCCGCCAGACCCTGCAGGTCGCCGCCGGTTGA
- a CDS encoding DNA polymerase III subunit gamma and tau: MTTALYRRYRPETFAEMIGQAQVTEPLMTALRSDRVGHAYLFSGPRGCGKTTSARILARCLNCAQGPTDTPCGQCDSCIELGRGGSGSLDVVEIDAASHNGVDDARDLRERAVFAPARDRFKIFILDEAHMVTPQGFNALLKLVEEPPDHVKFIFATTEPEKVIGTIRSRTHHYPFRLVAPAAMLEYVEQLCGQEGVTVEPGVLPLVVRAGGGSPRDTLSVLDQLIAGSDDETVTYARAVALLGYTPAELLDEVVDAFAGQDAAAAFGAVDRVVQTGQDPRRFVDDLLERLRDLIVVAATGDGAAAVLRGVPAEELARMMTQAGRFGAARLSRIADIVVAALDEMSGATSPRLQLELMVARVLAHGAPVEAPVAERAQRVEAPSASPAPVAERAQRVEAPSTEPEPESEPEPEPEPEPGPEPEPEPAVPSPVTMSRIEQAWPTILQRLEAVDRGSWLVAAAATVQAFRDDVLTLGFVSASDVAKFKKLQAGRGPSEDLRQAIQAELGVRVKYIARHSGHGGPGEQGGGPGGSGDSGGGPGDQGGGPDHPDGPSGPVPPHTQAAGVPATPPPAQRSAPARAQAAPEAAAPVTDWAVAPIPSDPSGAATAVTPGQLAVDDEPEDAASVLIATLAPAREGDVLPAREIETSLPPDDDEREADEEMTAPEAPVQVVAPRLSTVRDDGVERVGEAVVRQVLRATFLREEPFETATRFH; encoded by the coding sequence GTGACCACCGCACTGTACCGCCGCTACCGGCCCGAGACGTTCGCGGAGATGATCGGGCAAGCGCAGGTCACTGAGCCGCTCATGACGGCCCTGCGCAGCGACCGCGTCGGCCATGCCTATCTGTTCTCGGGCCCGCGCGGCTGCGGCAAGACGACCTCGGCGCGCATCCTGGCGCGCTGCCTCAATTGTGCGCAGGGACCCACCGACACCCCGTGCGGGCAGTGCGACAGCTGCATCGAGCTCGGGCGTGGCGGCAGCGGGTCGCTCGACGTCGTCGAGATCGACGCGGCCAGCCACAACGGCGTCGACGACGCGCGTGACCTGCGCGAGCGGGCCGTGTTCGCCCCCGCCCGTGACCGATTCAAGATCTTCATCCTCGACGAGGCGCACATGGTGACCCCGCAGGGGTTCAACGCGCTGCTCAAGCTCGTCGAAGAGCCGCCCGACCACGTCAAGTTCATCTTCGCGACCACCGAGCCGGAGAAGGTCATCGGCACCATCCGTTCGCGCACCCATCACTACCCGTTCCGGCTGGTGGCCCCTGCCGCCATGCTCGAGTACGTCGAGCAGCTGTGCGGGCAAGAGGGAGTGACGGTCGAGCCGGGCGTCCTGCCGCTGGTGGTGCGCGCGGGCGGCGGCTCGCCACGTGACACGCTGTCGGTGCTCGATCAGCTGATCGCGGGGTCCGATGACGAGACCGTCACATACGCGCGCGCGGTCGCGCTGCTCGGCTACACGCCGGCGGAGCTGCTCGACGAGGTGGTCGACGCCTTCGCGGGGCAGGATGCCGCGGCCGCGTTCGGCGCGGTCGACCGCGTCGTGCAGACCGGGCAAGACCCGCGGCGGTTCGTCGACGACCTGCTGGAACGCCTGCGCGATCTGATCGTCGTGGCGGCCACCGGAGACGGGGCGGCAGCGGTCCTGCGCGGAGTGCCGGCCGAAGAGCTCGCTCGCATGATGACGCAGGCGGGCCGCTTCGGCGCCGCACGGCTGTCGCGCATCGCCGACATCGTCGTGGCGGCTCTGGACGAGATGAGCGGAGCAACCTCGCCGCGCCTGCAGCTGGAGCTGATGGTCGCGCGCGTGCTCGCCCATGGCGCGCCGGTCGAAGCTCCGGTCGCTGAGCGGGCGCAGCGAGTCGAAGCACCGTCCGCGTCCCCTGCCCCGGTTGCTGAGCGAGCGCAGCGAGTCGAAGCGCCCTCCACGGAGCCCGAGCCCGAGTCAGAGCCCGAGCCTGAGCCCGAGCCGGAGCCGGGGCCGGAGCCGGAGCCGGAGCCGGCGGTGCCGTCGCCGGTGACGATGTCTCGCATAGAGCAGGCGTGGCCGACGATTCTGCAGCGTCTCGAAGCGGTCGATCGCGGGTCGTGGCTGGTGGCCGCGGCCGCGACCGTGCAGGCGTTCCGCGACGACGTGCTCACCCTGGGCTTCGTCAGCGCCTCGGACGTCGCGAAGTTCAAGAAGCTGCAGGCCGGTCGCGGCCCGAGCGAAGACCTGCGGCAGGCGATCCAGGCCGAGCTCGGCGTGCGCGTGAAATACATCGCCCGGCACAGCGGCCACGGCGGTCCCGGCGAGCAGGGCGGCGGCCCCGGCGGTTCGGGCGACTCAGGCGGCGGTCCCGGCGACCAGGGCGGCGGCCCCGATCACCCGGACGGACCGTCGGGTCCTGTGCCGCCGCACACGCAGGCCGCGGGTGTCCCCGCCACCCCGCCCCCGGCGCAGCGGTCGGCCCCCGCGCGCGCTCAGGCCGCACCCGAAGCGGCCGCCCCGGTGACCGATTGGGCGGTCGCGCCCATCCCCTCCGACCCATCCGGGGCGGCGACGGCGGTCACTCCCGGCCAGCTCGCCGTCGACGACGAGCCCGAAGACGCGGCATCCGTGCTCATCGCGACGCTCGCGCCGGCGCGCGAAGGCGATGTGCTGCCGGCGCGCGAGATCGAGACGTCGCTGCCGCCCGACGACGACGAGCGCGAGGCAGACGAAGAGATGACAGCGCCCGAGGCCCCCGTGCAGGTCGTCGCACCGCGACTGTCGACGGTCCGTGACGATGGTGTCGAGCGCGTGGGCGAGGCGGTCGTCCGTCAGGTGCTGCGGGCGACGTTCCTACGCGAAGAGCCCTTCGAGACGGCCACGAGGTTCCACTGA
- a CDS encoding HAD family hydrolase, with amino-acid sequence MTDLRQYDAVLFDLDGVLTPTARVHMHAWQHLFDELFAAWGVTPPYTDQDYYEYVDGKKRYDGVAAVLRSRSVEVRWGDPADPPTADTVCGIGNRKNAVFAQTLRADGIAAYPGSLALLNQLRDAATPVAVVSSSKNAEEVLTSAGIRDRFEVVVDGVVAERDDLASKPAPDMFLAAARSLGVEPARAAAVEDALSGVRSAAAGGFALVVGVDRGVGAEALRDAGAHVVVADLADVVASTGQSS; translated from the coding sequence GTGACCGATCTGCGCCAGTACGACGCCGTCCTGTTCGACCTCGACGGCGTGCTCACGCCCACCGCGCGCGTGCACATGCATGCCTGGCAGCATCTGTTCGACGAGCTGTTCGCCGCGTGGGGTGTCACTCCGCCCTACACCGATCAGGACTATTACGAGTACGTCGACGGCAAGAAGCGCTACGACGGGGTGGCCGCCGTGCTGCGCAGTCGCTCGGTCGAGGTGCGGTGGGGCGACCCTGCCGACCCGCCCACGGCCGACACCGTGTGCGGCATCGGCAACCGAAAGAATGCGGTGTTCGCCCAGACGCTGCGTGCCGACGGCATCGCTGCGTACCCCGGTTCGCTGGCCCTGCTGAACCAGCTGCGGGATGCCGCAACCCCGGTGGCGGTGGTCTCCAGCTCGAAGAACGCCGAAGAGGTTCTGACCAGCGCGGGCATCCGTGACAGGTTCGAGGTGGTCGTCGACGGCGTCGTGGCCGAACGCGACGACCTGGCCTCCAAGCCGGCACCCGACATGTTCTTGGCCGCCGCCCGCTCGCTGGGTGTCGAGCCGGCACGCGCGGCCGCGGTCGAAGACGCCCTCAGCGGGGTGCGATCGGCCGCCGCCGGCGGGTTCGCGCTCGTGGTCGGGGTCGATCGCGGCGTGGGTGCCGAGGCCCTGCGCGATGCCGGTGCGCACGTGGTGGTCGCCGACTTGGCCGATGTGGTCGCGAGCACCGGCCAGTCTTCCTAG